One genomic region from Homalodisca vitripennis isolate AUS2020 chromosome 6, UT_GWSS_2.1, whole genome shotgun sequence encodes:
- the LOC124364125 gene encoding UNC93-like protein MFSD11, with translation MLVPISRELACILSLSLSFMLLFSSDNTMTNMQKTIVSSISDDKSDFQIEGYNVIGVSWSVLAVSIWFGPYLTLAIGPKLTMIMSAVGYMCTTIPYIIENEWVIYGGAVVTGMSSGCLWPAEGQYMIGNSSPQTTARNVGIFWTMFRASSLWGNLFVYYQFHGKQYIDQSTRRTVLYFLLGINILAIASFMGLPRSTNDNKTEGYSPAKTVKKCWTILKSRKLHWLMFTFSYTGLQQAFGDGIYSPSIGFTLAFGNSAKGLVALSGILMSVGGLIGGVCPVVFSTWIRRHRYARRSIVMVGCTAQLFTYLITFINLPDTAVFGNTDQPSLITPSATLAMTGSLLLNFGDSCLNTQIFSIIADLYRDSSAEACAFYKFFKAVCIALSFYCCSHIGLHVQVAILSAMALIGVFCFFIADRDIVTATTDSNTVTQDTETSQNKEILTRL, from the exons ATGTTGGTCCCAATCAGCAGAGAGCTCGCCTGCATCCTGAGCTTGAGCTTGTCTTTTATGCTCTTGTTTTCTTCAGACAATACCATGACAAACATGCAG AAGACAATCGTATCCAGCATCTCTGATGACAAGTCGGACTTCCAAATAGAAGGCTACAACGTCATAGGAGTATCTTGGTCAGTACTTGCAGTCAGCATCTGGTTTGGACCGTATCTCACCCTCGCAATAGGGCCTAAGTTGACAATGATCATGTCTGCTGTTGGATACAT GTGTACAACAATTCCTTATATTATCGAGAATGAGTGGGTGATATATGGAGGAGCTGTTGTAACCGGAATGTCATCTGGGTGTCTGTGGCCAGCCGAGGGGCAGTACATGATTGGAAACTCGTCACCACAAACCACAGCGCGAAATGTGGGCATTTTCTGGACAATGTTTAGGGCTTC GAGTCTGTGGGGTAACCTGTTTGTCTATTACCAATTCCACGGGAAGCAGTATATCGACCAGTCCACAAGAAGAACAGTGCTGTACTTCTTGCTGGGTATAAACATATTGGCAATAGCATCATTCATGGGTCTTCCCAGGTCCACCAATGACAATAAAACAGAGGGCTACAGTCCTGCAAAAACAGTGAAGAAGTGTTGGACTATACTTAAGTCACGCAAGCTGCATTGGCTGATGTTCACATTTAGCTATACAG GTTTGCAGCAGGCATTTGGAGATGGAATCTATAGTCCTAGTATTGGATTCACTTTAGCATTTGGGAATTCTGCTAAGGGATTGGTTGCACTAAGTGGCATCTTAATGAGTGTTGGCGGTCTAATTG GCGGAGTTTGCCCCGTCGTGTTTTCCACATGGATCAGAAGACACAGGTATGCTCGGAGATCAATTGTTATGGTTGGCTGCACTGCTCAGCTATTCACTTACCTCATCACATTCATCAACCTACCAGACACTGCGGTGTTTGGCAACACTGACCAACCGAGCCTCATAACTCCGag TGCAACATTGGCCATGACAGGCAGTCTACTTCTGAACTTCGGTGATTCTTGTTTAAACACTCAAATATTCTCCATTATCGCCGACCTTTATCGAGATAGCAGCGCTGAGGCATGTGCCTTTTATAAGTTTTTCAAG GCAGTGTGCATTGCTCTCAGTTTCTACTGTTGTAGCCACATTGGGCTGCATGTTCAAGTAGCAATCCTGTCTGCGATGGCTCTGATTGGTGTTTTTTGTTTCTTCATTGCCGACAGAGACATCGTCACAGCTACTACTGACAGTAATACAGTCACTCAAGACACCGAAACAAGTCAAAATAAGGAAATCTTAACTCGCCTCTAA